From Candidatus Hoaglandella endobia, a single genomic window includes:
- the carB gene encoding carbamoyl-phosphate synthase large subunit has translation MPKRTDIKSILILGAGPIVIGQACEFDYSGAQACKSLREEGYRVVLVNSNPATIMTDPEMADATYIEPINWEVVHKIIEKERPDALLPTMGGQTALNCALELAREGVLKEFGVDMIGATADAINKAEDRQRFNKAMKKIGLETARSGIAHTMEEALAVAVDVGFPCIIRPSFTMGGTGGGIAYNREEFEEICERGLDLSPTTELLIDESLIGWKEYEMEVVRDKKDNCIIICSIENVDPMGIHTGDSITVAPAQTLTDKEYQIMRNASMAVLREIGVETGGSNVQFSVNPRTGRLIIIEMNPRVSRSSALASKATGFPIAKVAAKLAVGYTLDELMNDITGGRTPASFEPSIDYVVTKIPRFNFEKFLGTNDRLTTQMKSVGEVMAIGRTQQESLQKALRGLEVGVSGFDPKVNLKDPEALTTIRRELKDAGSERIWYVADAFRAGMSVDGVFNLTNIDRWFLVQIEELVKLEQDLAERGVTALSADYLRFLKRKGFADARLAVLVGLAETEIRKLRQSYDLHPVYKRVDTCAAEFSTNTAYMYSTYEDECESNPNQDRKKIMVLGGGPNRIGQGIEFDYCCVHASLALREDGYETIMVNCNPETVSTDYDTSDRLYFEPVTLEDVLEIVRIEKPQGVIVQYGGQTPLKLARALEAAGVPVIGTSPDAIDRAEDRERFQQAVERLGLKQPANTTVTTIDMAVEKAAIIGYPLVVRPSYVLGGRAMEIIYDKNDLLRYFQSAVSVSNDAPVLLDRFLDDAIEVDVDVVCDGESVLIGGIMEHIEQAGVHSGDSACSLPAYTLSQEIQNVIRYQVDKLAYELRVQGLMNVQFAVKNNEVYLIEVNPRAARTVPFISKATGVALAKVAARVMVGKSLAKQGVIREIIPPYYSVKEVVLPFNKFHGVDPILGPEMRSTGEVMGVGRTFSEAFAKAMLGSQSCMKKSGRALLSVREGDKDRVVDLATKLLKHGFELDATHGTAVILGEAGINPRLVNKVHEGRPHIQDRIKNGEYSYIVNTTAGRQAIEDSKLIRRSALQYKVHYDTTLNGGFATTMSLNADVTAQVISLQEMHAQITD, from the coding sequence ATGCCAAAACGTACCGATATAAAAAGTATCTTAATTTTGGGTGCTGGGCCAATCGTTATTGGCCAGGCATGCGAGTTCGATTATTCGGGTGCCCAGGCGTGCAAGTCCCTGCGCGAAGAGGGCTACCGGGTGGTTCTAGTAAATTCTAATCCAGCAACCATTATGACCGACCCAGAGATGGCTGACGCGACCTATATTGAGCCTATCAATTGGGAAGTAGTGCATAAAATTATAGAAAAAGAGCGTCCTGATGCACTGTTGCCTACTATGGGTGGACAGACGGCGCTGAACTGTGCGCTAGAATTAGCGCGAGAAGGAGTACTCAAAGAGTTCGGTGTAGATATGATAGGAGCCACTGCCGACGCTATAAATAAGGCCGAAGATCGTCAACGTTTTAATAAGGCCATGAAGAAAATTGGATTAGAAACCGCTCGTTCCGGCATTGCCCATACGATGGAAGAAGCGCTGGCAGTGGCAGTAGATGTCGGTTTTCCCTGTATTATTCGGCCGTCTTTCACCATGGGTGGAACCGGCGGTGGTATCGCTTACAATCGCGAGGAATTTGAAGAAATTTGTGAGCGCGGACTAGATTTATCACCCACTACCGAGCTGCTAATTGATGAATCCCTCATAGGATGGAAAGAGTATGAGATGGAAGTAGTGCGCGATAAAAAAGACAACTGCATCATCATTTGCTCCATCGAGAATGTCGATCCTATGGGTATTCACACCGGTGACTCAATAACCGTAGCACCAGCGCAGACCCTGACTGACAAAGAATATCAAATCATGCGTAACGCTTCGATGGCAGTACTACGCGAAATTGGCGTGGAGACTGGCGGCTCCAATGTTCAATTCTCGGTTAATCCGAGAACAGGTAGACTTATTATTATCGAAATGAACCCACGCGTCTCACGCTCTTCTGCACTGGCTTCCAAGGCGACTGGTTTTCCCATCGCCAAAGTGGCCGCTAAACTGGCGGTGGGCTATACCCTGGACGAGTTGATGAACGATATTACCGGCGGTCGTACGCCGGCCTCCTTCGAGCCGTCTATTGATTATGTAGTAACTAAAATTCCTCGTTTTAACTTTGAAAAGTTTTTAGGAACTAACGATCGGTTAACTACACAGATGAAATCTGTTGGAGAAGTGATGGCTATCGGCCGAACGCAGCAAGAATCACTGCAGAAAGCACTGCGAGGTCTAGAGGTTGGCGTCAGTGGTTTTGATCCTAAAGTTAACCTTAAAGATCCAGAAGCGTTAACCACCATTCGCCGCGAGTTAAAAGACGCCGGTAGCGAGCGTATTTGGTATGTGGCGGATGCTTTCCGCGCTGGCATGTCGGTCGATGGGGTATTTAATCTTACTAATATTGATCGGTGGTTTCTAGTGCAGATAGAAGAGTTGGTCAAATTAGAGCAAGACCTCGCGGAGCGAGGCGTAACCGCGCTAAGCGCTGATTACCTGCGTTTCTTAAAGCGTAAAGGTTTCGCGGATGCGCGCCTGGCGGTTTTGGTAGGGTTAGCTGAGACGGAAATCCGTAAACTTCGCCAAAGCTATGACCTACATCCAGTCTATAAGCGAGTAGATACCTGCGCTGCAGAATTCTCTACTAATACCGCTTATATGTACTCGACCTACGAGGATGAGTGTGAGTCAAACCCGAATCAAGATCGCAAAAAGATCATGGTGCTGGGCGGTGGACCTAACCGAATTGGTCAGGGAATCGAGTTTGATTATTGCTGTGTGCACGCATCGCTGGCGCTACGCGAAGATGGTTACGAAACTATTATGGTTAACTGTAATCCCGAGACCGTTTCCACCGATTACGATACCTCCGATCGTCTTTATTTCGAGCCAGTGACGCTAGAAGATGTGCTAGAAATCGTACGTATTGAAAAACCGCAGGGCGTCATAGTGCAATATGGTGGCCAGACACCGCTTAAGCTAGCGCGCGCGCTAGAAGCCGCCGGTGTGCCGGTCATTGGCACTAGCCCAGACGCTATTGATCGGGCGGAAGATCGAGAACGATTTCAGCAGGCGGTCGAGCGACTAGGGCTAAAACAGCCGGCTAACACCACGGTTACCACCATCGATATGGCGGTTGAGAAAGCAGCAATTATTGGTTATCCGCTGGTAGTTCGGCCATCCTATGTATTAGGCGGCAGGGCGATGGAAATAATTTATGATAAGAACGATCTACTACGCTATTTCCAGAGTGCGGTCAGCGTATCTAATGATGCCCCAGTGCTACTGGATAGATTTTTAGATGACGCAATAGAAGTAGACGTAGACGTCGTTTGCGACGGTGAAAGTGTGCTGATAGGCGGTATTATGGAGCATATCGAACAGGCCGGCGTACATTCAGGTGATTCGGCCTGTTCGCTACCAGCGTATACTCTTAGCCAAGAAATTCAGAACGTTATACGCTATCAGGTAGATAAATTGGCCTATGAGTTGCGGGTACAGGGTCTGATGAACGTTCAGTTCGCGGTTAAGAACAACGAGGTTTATCTCATTGAGGTCAACCCGCGCGCCGCACGTACGGTACCTTTTATTTCTAAGGCTACCGGCGTTGCCCTGGCAAAAGTAGCCGCCAGGGTGATGGTAGGCAAATCTCTGGCCAAACAGGGCGTGATACGTGAGATTATTCCACCTTATTATTCGGTGAAGGAAGTGGTGTTGCCGTTCAATAAGTTCCATGGAGTGGATCCTATCCTTGGTCCGGAAATGCGCTCAACTGGTGAAGTGATGGGAGTAGGGAGGACTTTCTCCGAGGCCTTTGCTAAAGCCATGCTTGGTAGCCAATCGTGCATGAAAAAAAGTGGCCGCGCTTTGTTATCAGTGCGTGAAGGAGATAAAGACAGAGTAGTGGATTTAGCAACCAAGCTGCTTAAGCACGGCTTTGAGCTAGATGCGACCCACGGCACAGCCGTGATCCTAGGCGAAGCAGGTATTAACCCGCGCCTGGTTAATAAGGTCCATGAAGGACGGCCGCATATTCAAGACCGGATCAAGAACGGCGAATACAGCTATATTGTTAATACTACCGCCGGACGCCAAGCAATTGAAGATTCTAAACTAATTCGGCGCAGCGCTTTGCAGTATAAAGTGCATTATGATACGACCTTAAATGGCGGTTTCGCTACGACAATGTCGTTGAACGCTGACGTAACTGCCCAAGTTATTTCACTGCAGGAAATGCACGCGCAAATTACCGACTGA
- the lspA gene encoding signal peptidase II, translating into MNNSMFTSTRFCWLWITSVVLLLDLSSKKLIMTYCALGKSVVVIPFINFTYVHNPGAAFSFLADQGGWQCWLFSVIALVITVMLLVMMYQSDYRNRLLNAAYAMIIGGALGNLFDRMVHGVVIDFIDFYVSDWHWPTFNVADLVICIGALFMLLDGFFCPANKITMNTMSNEDKSF; encoded by the coding sequence ATGAATAATAGCATGTTTACTTCAACAAGATTTTGCTGGCTTTGGATTACTTCGGTGGTACTACTGCTGGATCTCAGCAGTAAGAAGTTGATCATGACCTACTGTGCTCTCGGCAAGTCAGTAGTGGTTATACCTTTTATCAATTTTACCTATGTGCATAATCCAGGAGCAGCCTTTAGTTTTTTGGCAGACCAAGGCGGCTGGCAATGCTGGTTATTTTCAGTTATTGCTTTGGTTATTACGGTGATGCTATTGGTCATGATGTATCAATCTGATTATCGTAATAGGTTGTTGAATGCTGCCTACGCCATGATTATTGGGGGCGCGCTTGGTAACCTGTTCGACCGAATGGTTCACGGCGTAGTAATCGACTTTATCGATTTTTATGTGAGCGATTGGCATTGGCCAACATTTAATGTGGCGGATCTTGTTATTTGTATCGGCGCATTGTTTATGCTATTAGACGGTTTCTTCTGTCCCGCTAATAAAATAACTATGAACACAATGTCAAATGAGGACAAATCATTCTGA
- the dapB gene encoding 4-hydroxy-tetrahydrodipicolinate reductase, translated as MSNTPLRIAIAGAGGRMASQLIQAVAKSQQATLGAALCRVGSVLRGIDAGKLAGIGTLNVAISDDLQSVKNDFDILIDFTRPDASLVYLDFCHSQSKGLVIGTTGFNKAQQAMIATAANEIGIVFAANFSVGVNLMLKLLEKTAQVMGEEADIEIIEAHHRYKVDAPSGTALAMGEAIAGILGQEFAQNAVYSRKGHTGERKAKSIGFSTVRAGDIVGEHTALFADIGERLEITHKASSRMTFANGAVRAAIWLSRHKTGLFDMVNVLNLDKI; from the coding sequence ATGAGCAACACACCTTTACGTATCGCCATAGCTGGGGCAGGTGGGCGGATGGCCAGCCAATTAATTCAGGCGGTAGCAAAGTCACAACAGGCAACGCTAGGAGCAGCATTATGCCGTGTTGGTTCTGTCTTACGTGGTATAGACGCCGGCAAATTAGCAGGTATCGGCACCTTAAATGTCGCCATTAGCGACGATTTGCAATCGGTAAAAAATGATTTTGATATTCTTATAGATTTCACACGTCCAGATGCTAGCCTAGTTTACCTTGATTTCTGCCACAGCCAAAGTAAAGGCCTGGTAATTGGTACCACCGGCTTTAATAAAGCGCAGCAAGCGATGATTGCTACTGCTGCTAATGAAATCGGCATTGTTTTCGCCGCTAATTTCAGCGTCGGTGTCAATCTAATGCTTAAACTGCTGGAAAAAACTGCTCAAGTTATGGGGGAGGAGGCAGATATCGAAATTATTGAAGCGCATCACCGCTACAAGGTAGATGCGCCTTCAGGCACCGCGCTGGCCATGGGCGAGGCCATTGCTGGAATTCTTGGACAAGAATTTGCTCAAAATGCCGTATACAGCCGTAAGGGGCATACCGGTGAACGTAAAGCTAAAAGTATCGGCTTTTCTACTGTACGTGCTGGAGATATCGTAGGTGAGCACACCGCTCTTTTTGCCGATATTGGAGAACGGTTAGAGATTACACATAAGGCTTCCAGCCGTATGACGTTCGCCAACGGTGCGGTTCGTGCAGCTATCTGGCTTTCTAGGCATAAAACAGGCCTATTTGATATGGTAAACGTGCTAAATTTAGACAAAATATAG
- the carA gene encoding glutamine-hydrolyzing carbamoyl-phosphate synthase small subunit, with protein MRKSALLVLEDGTQFHGRTIGAEGTAVGEVVFNTSVTGYQEIITDPSYSRQIVTLTYPHIGNVGLNEADNESFRVQVQALVIRDLSLIASNFRNTLSLSNYLKQQNIIGIADIDTRKLTRLLREKGSQNGCIIAGNALDVQLALRKAREFPGLSGMDLVKEVSTNEQYTWTQGTWRLGSGFPAPVSDLPYHVVAYDYGIKRNIMRILVDHGCRLTVVPANIPAKTVMEMAPDGIFLSNGPGDPAPCDYAITAIKTFLTTNIPLFGICLGHQLLALASGAKTMKMKCGHHGGNHPVKDLLADRVMITTQNHGFTVDEKTLPANLKVTHTSLFDGTLQGLHRTDKPAFSFQGHPEASPGPHDSATLFKHFIKLIHTYRSQLKISGI; from the coding sequence TTGAGAAAGTCAGCGCTGTTAGTGTTAGAAGACGGAACTCAATTCCACGGTCGGACCATTGGAGCAGAGGGAACTGCAGTGGGAGAAGTGGTTTTTAATACTTCCGTAACCGGTTATCAAGAAATCATCACTGATCCTTCCTATTCGCGCCAAATAGTCACTTTAACCTATCCCCATATCGGTAATGTTGGCCTTAACGAAGCTGATAATGAATCATTCAGAGTTCAGGTGCAGGCGCTGGTAATCCGCGATTTATCGCTCATCGCCAGTAACTTCCGTAATACTTTATCGCTATCAAACTATCTAAAACAGCAGAATATTATCGGTATTGCCGATATCGATACCCGTAAGCTTACACGTTTACTGCGTGAAAAAGGCTCACAGAACGGCTGTATCATTGCCGGCAACGCCCTGGACGTGCAACTAGCGCTGCGTAAAGCACGCGAATTTCCTGGACTTAGCGGAATGGATTTGGTAAAAGAGGTAAGTACCAACGAGCAATATACCTGGACTCAGGGCACTTGGCGCCTGGGCTCTGGTTTCCCTGCTCCGGTAAGCGATTTGCCATACCATGTGGTTGCCTATGATTACGGTATTAAGCGGAATATTATGCGCATACTAGTGGACCATGGGTGCCGGCTGACAGTGGTGCCGGCCAATATACCTGCCAAGACGGTTATGGAGATGGCACCAGACGGTATCTTTTTATCGAATGGTCCCGGCGATCCGGCTCCCTGCGATTATGCTATCACTGCCATTAAAACTTTTCTTACCACCAACATCCCCTTGTTCGGTATTTGTCTGGGTCATCAACTGCTAGCGCTAGCCAGCGGAGCTAAAACGATGAAGATGAAGTGCGGCCATCACGGCGGTAATCATCCAGTAAAAGATTTACTGGCTGATCGGGTGATGATCACTACGCAGAATCATGGCTTTACAGTAGACGAAAAAACATTGCCAGCAAACCTTAAAGTGACCCATACCTCCCTATTCGATGGCACTTTGCAGGGATTACATCGTACCGATAAACCAGCTTTCAGTTTCCAGGGACATCCTGAAGCTAGCCCGGGCCCGCACGATTCCGCGACATTATTTAAACATTTTATCAAGCTAATTCATACTTATCGTTCACAGCTTAAAATATCAGGAATTTGA